GTTTATGGTTTCTATTATGAAATGATCTTCGTTTATGTGCATACCGTTTTTCGCCTCGACACATTCAAAGGCGACACCGGGGCCGATGATTTCACTGAGTCCGTATATATCAACGGCATCTATGCCCCATTTGGCTTCGATCTCATTCCTCATCTCGTTTGTCCATGGTTCTGCGCCGAAAACACCGACCTTGATAGGCATGCTTTTCACATCATACCCCTCTTCCTCCGCAATCTCGAAGAGGCTCAGTGCGTAGCTGGGCGTGCATGAAATGGCAGTGGAGCCGAAATCCTTCATTATCATAAGCTGGCGCTTTGAGTTTCCGCCGGAAATCGGGATCACTGACGCGCCTATTTTCTCCGCGCCGTAATGAGCGCCGAGACCGCCTGTGAACAGGCCGTAGCCGTAGGCATTCTGGAGTATGTCCCCCTTGCCTATCCCTGCGCCGCTGAGGGTTCTGGCCATCAGTTCAGACCATGTGTCAATGTCCCTGCGGGTGTAGCCCACAACTGTAGGCTTGCCTGTGGTTCCGCTGGATGCGTGGATTCGCACTACCTGCTCCTGAGGAACGGCAAACATTCCGAAAGGGTAGTTGTCACGCAGATCCTGCTTATATGTAAAAGGAAACCTGTTAAGATCACTGAGGGTTTTGAGGTCTTCCGGCTTTATTCCGCATTCGTCAAATTTGGCTTTATAAAAAGGGACTCTGGCGTAAACAGTCTCCAGCAGCGATTTGAGCCTGCGGAACTGTAATGCCTCAAGTGCCTCTCTGGGCAGTGTTTCGTACTCTTCGTTCCAGATCATCTGCACAACTCCGGTAAAAATGAAAACTAAAATCTGTGCCTGATTTTGTATCAGGTTTACATGGTTTAGTCAAACCAAATTTAACAAAGTTTAGCCTTTCGTAACAGGCACAAAGGCGTGTGTATATGCATAAAAACGAAAAACAGAGAGGGTTTACAGATTTCCAATGTCCGTAATGAAGACAGGCGGACAAACCCTGGTGTTCAGTTGTCCGCCTCTGATGATTTACTTATAATAAAACTGTTTATTTTCCGCAAAAATAGAGATTAATCTTCCGGGCTTTGTATTCCTCGGTGCAGGCATAGCCGTAGTTTTTTTCCGCTTCCCCTATGTCTTCCGGGTGAGCAATGATAAAAACCTTCCTGCGGTTACGGAAAAACTCCTCAGCGTCATTTTCGTTATCAATATAGTACTTTCTGTACTCACTGTCCTTTTCAAACTGGATTTCCCGCTCTCTGGAAAGTACCATGGGCACAATTTCCTGACGGTAAAAGCTCACCGAGGGGATAAAAGTCTTGTAGCATACAGCCTCAATCCTTTCACCGTACTTGTCTGTCATCGAGGCTTCCGAGAGGAGCCTGAACCCTTTGGCATTCTCCTCAACTACCGGAACTATGGCATAAACCGGAATACTTATTACCAGAACTGTCCATGCAGAAGCTATGACAAAACCTCTCCCGAATCTGTACCCGCCGAGAATCGTTATATAAACAGCCGCAGCCACAAGGGTGGAAAGCATAAGCGGCAGCCTGTAAGGCTGAAGATAGTCTAGAACATAGCCGGAAACGGCAGGGGTAAGAATAAGCGCCGACATATACAGATGACCGAAAAAAAGCGGAAGGTGCGATCTGAACCTCATCACCGCGGAAGCCGCAAGAATACCCAGAAGCGGGGTAAACGGAGCAAGATACGAAGCAAGCTTGCTTTCTGAAACCTGAAAAACTATGAAAGGCAGAAAAAAGAAGAGCCAGAGCGAATATCTGCCCGTAAACCTTTCGCTCAGCATGCCGTAAAAAGAATATATGAACATAGGACAGAGTCCGAAAAGCACAGCAAAGTAAAAATACCACGGCTCCGCACGGTTAAAAACCTCTGTGGTCATACGCTCAACAAGCTGATAGCCTACGAAATAGGACACTATTCCCTCATAATGAGCGGCTATGTACAGATACCACGGCAAACCGGCAATGAGAAACACAGCCAGAGAAGAGAAAAAGAAAACCGGATTAAAAAGATTGCGGTAGTTTTTATTGTAAAGCGCAGCAGCGCAAGCCGGAATAACAGTAAAAAGAAGGACAACGGGCCCCTTAAGCATAAAACCCGCACCAAGCAGCAGCCCGAACAGAATGCCCTCGAATATGCCGTTTGACCCTTTAGCAGCGGAAAAAATGACATATAAAGCGATTATCACCACCGTTGTCAGGTAAATATCAATGGCCACAATCCTCGAAACAGACAAAAACAGCAGGCTGGAGCCGGCTGCCAGTACAGCACAGTCGGAGGTGTTGTCATCCCTTGTGAGGAGGTAAGCGGTCTTTCTGGTAAAAACAAGTGCGACAGCCGAAAAAATAATCCCGAAAAATCTTGCGCCGAGGGCGTTTACACCGAAAATTTTCATACCCGCAGCTATAAGCCAGTACACAAGAGGAGGCTTGTGAAAATGGGTTATGCCGTTAAATTCCGGAATCATAAAATTACCGCTCACCAGCATTTCCCTTGCTATTTCAGCGTAACGGCCCTCTGTGGATTCAAACAGGGTCATGTGGTATGAGGTTATAAAAGCAAGGATTACAAAGACGGCTACAAAAAAAAGATACCTGCGTTCTCTACGTTCGTTAAGCAATGGCGGATGACCTCTCTTTATGAATAAAGTAAAGATTTCTCAAATAAATCAGAATACCGGCTATCTGACCGACGGTAAAAACTATATCATGCACAAGAACCGAATAAGCTAAAAGCAGGACACTCCCCGACAGGCTGAAATACCAGAATGCCACAGGGATAACGCTCTTTCTGAGTTTTTCGGTGTAAAGCCACTGAACAAAAAACCTCATGAAGAAAAAACACTGCCCACTTAAGCCCAGCGCATACAGCATAAAAACATGGGCTGCCTCACGTTCTGGCCTGAAAGCCGGAGCATACCAAGCCAGTATGCATGCTGCTGACAAGTATATTATAACAAAAAAAGCTGCGGAACAGGCAAAAACAGATTTTTTTACACCTTTTTCAACAGCTATAAAATACAGGTTCCTGAGATAGATTATAAAACCAGCAGACTGTCCGGCAATAAAAACCGGATCCTTCACCACAACGGCATACGCCAGAAGGATAAAGCTCCCCGCCAGACTCAGATACCAGAACGAGACAGGGACAACGCTCTTTTTCTCTTTTTCGGAGTTAAGCCACTGAACAATGAATCTGGAAAAGAATACAGCCTGTCCGGCAATACCTGCAAAAATAACAGCGCTTTCAAAGCTCATGGGAGGGAATACCGCTCTGTGAAATCATCATGCAACTCCTAACATAAATAGCCGAATCATTCAATATTTTATTAATTCATCTAAAAGGCTTTACAAACCTGTCGGCAATTATGCATACTTAACATGAAGATTCTATGAATGGGCGTCAAATTCCGGACAGGGCATGCTTAATTTAAAAAGGAACATTTTCACGAACATACTGATTTCCGCCGCAGTTCCTGCACTCATCTTCATTGCTTTTGCAGTGGGGGAAAACATGAGAGCAAAGGAAAAGCTCGCAGCCGGGGAATATTCCGGCGCCCTGAAAATATCCGCATCATACCTTGAAAACTATCTAAGCAGCCGCATAAACGATGTAACCCTGCTGGCTGAAACCCCTACCCTGAAAAGCATGGACTGGGAGTCCATACGCCCTTTTCTTATCAGTGAAACAGAGCGCCGCAGAGGGCGGTATGACAGCTTTATATTATCCCCTGCCGGAAACAGAGACGGAGCATTTTACTCCACCAAATACGGCAACCCTTTTCAGGGCGGTTTTGTGAGCATTGACGACTCATCCCCGGAATCAGAGCTTCTCAGCCTCAGAGATAAACAGTTCTGGAAAAGCACTGTGGGTGAAAACTCTTCCGGCAGAAGTGTTTATACTTCTGTCCCCGAAACATTCTATTTTTCGGATGAGCAATACCTGATCACCGCCGCTGCAATACCGGATAAAAACGGCAGCACAGCAGGGATGCTCGCCGGAAGCATAAATATGACCTCATTTACTGATGAGATAGAAGACAGCATACTGCACCCTGTTCTGTCCAAAGGAGCAGTCAGTGTAACAATAACCGATCTGGCGGGTAAAACAGTCTACAGCAACAGCAAAACTGAACCGGAAAATGAAATACTCCCCCTAATAGGCAGAATGTTCAAGGAGAAATCCGGCGTTATAAGCTCCGGCGGGAGCGGTGAAAAGCGCCTCCACTTTTTCGAACGGGTTGACAGTGCTGGGCTGGTCATAACAGCTTCTGTCCCTGCCGCATCCGTATTTTCCATGCAGAGAACACTGCTCACCTCTGTTCTGCCTTCTGCCGCTGCAATAATTCTCAGCAGTCTTCTCATTGCCTTTGTCATGTATAAACGCCTTGAGAGGAAGCTTTCAGCCCTTGCAAAAACAATCAATCCGGAAACACTCACACTTGATGACAAATTCAGCGAAATGGAAAATGAGCCTGAGTTTGCGGAGCTTGCCGGAACCATCAGAAAAATCGCCGAAACCGGGAAGGACTGCCTTTACTCATCCGGAATAATAGCCTCCGGCATTAACGGCATGGAATACTGGCTGGCCTCTGACGGCGGCATCATATTCATATCCTCCGGGTGCTATGAACTCACGGGCTATACAGAGGAGGAACTGCGCAAGACACCCTCTCTGGTGGACAAAATGATATATGAGACAGACACAGAAAAGTGGCTGACTCAGAAATACGGCGCGGTTTCCGTTCAGGAGCCCTTACGCATGAGGCTCAGAAGGAAAAACGGTAAAGTAATCTGGGTGGAAAGCACCGTAAAACAGGTAAAAAACAGACAAGGTCAGGCGGAAGGAGTCCGCGGCTCCCTGATAAATATAGACCGTTTTGTCATAGCGGAGAATATGTTTAATGAGAACGAACAGCTTTTCAGAAAGGTTTTTATAAAAAACACCGCCGTCATGATGCTTATAGACCCGGTAAGCGGGATAATACATGATATAAATAACGCTGCCGAAAAGTTTTATCAGACAGATAAGGACAGGCTGATCAACAAAAGCATAATGGACTTCATACACGGCAAGGATAAAGGATTCAGCTTTTCCCTCGAACGCTTCATGCATCGGGGCTCCGTAACTCAGGAACTGCCGGACGGAAGCCTGAGGGAAACGGAAATACACTCCACACTTCTTAAATTCAAGGATCATGTTCAGCTTTTCCTAATCATATACGACATAACCAACAAGGTGGAGCTCCAGAAAAAAATATCCGAAAGCGAACAGCTTTTCCGTACCCTTTCCGAAAAGGTTCCCGTCGGTATTGTGGTATTCAGCGACAAAATACACTACGCCAACCCCATGGCATGCGAAATTTCCGGTTTTTCGCACAGGGAGCTCGAATCTGTGAGTCTGTGGGAGCTTGTTTCTCCGGAGCAGCAGAATATAGTTAAAAACTCATGCTTCAGCGTAACAGGCTCAAAAGGTTTCACCAAGAAGCTTCAGGACATCAGGCTCAGCCGGAGGGACGGGGTTCATAAGAATATTTTCATGACAATAAGCGGCATTAACTATGAAGGCAAACAGGCCGCCCTTGCGACCTTCACTGATATATCGGAAATAAAGGAAGTTCAGCACCAGCTTGAGCGTAAAATAGCCGCCGAGGTTGAAAAACACCGTCAGCAGGAGATGGTGTTCATGTCTCAGTCACGTCTTGCCGCAATGGGGGAAATGCTCGGATCCATTGCTCACCAGTGGCGGCAGCCGCTCAACACCATAGGCCTTTATGTGCAGGATATGGAAGATGCATTTGAGCACGGGCAGATCAACCCGGAATATATCAGGGAAACCGTGCAGAAAACCATGCTCCAGATAAGCATGCTGTCAAAGACCATTGATGATTTCAGCGGCTTCTACAAACCGATGGACGGCAGGACTGTTTTCAGCGCTGTCACAGCAGCAGCCGATGCGGCAAGGCTGATCACCGGAAGGCTTATAAGCGACAAAATAGCCCTGAGCCTCATTACAAAAGGCACAGAACAGAAAACATACACCGACATAACCGCAGGAGTGCTCCTTGAGGATAATTCGTTTCTTGTGCAGGGCTATCTCTCCGATTTCAAGCAGGTTATCCTTACTGTTCTGAAAAACGCAGTTGACTCAATCAATGAGAAAAAGGCCGCCAAAGACCCCGGCTTCGCCGCTGAAATCATAATCGAAGCGGACAGAACCGACTCTGAGGTGATCATAAGAATAAGAGACAACGGCACAGGCATAGCACCTGAAAACATTGCAAAGGCTTTTGACCCCTATTTCACCACAAAAGAACAGGGCAAGGGAACCGGGCTCGGCCTTTACATGTCCAAAACAGTAATCGAAAGCAATATGAACGGACAGATCACACTTGAAAACACCGAAGACGGTGCAGTCCTCACAATCATCCTTCCCAAAGCCGCCTGAAAAACCTTCTTACGTTCTTTTTTTAACCATAACTGCTGAATTTTTGACCACCTGAGCCTCCGGAGCCCGCGAAAAACGCTGGCGGAACTTGGCACGTCTCTTGCATGGTGTTAGGGCGAACAGGAGGAGTTATGAAAATTTTAGCAGGTGTATTAACACTTCTTTTATCTGTAACGGCATTTGCGGGCGAAGGCGAAATCAATTCGGGCGATACTGCGTGGGTTCTCACGTCTGCGGCACTTGTTTTGTTTATGCTGCCCGGTCTTGCAATGTTTTACGGCGGTATGGTGCGTACAAAAAACGCCCTTAACACCATGATGTTTTCCTTTATAGCAATGGCGGTTATCGGCATTCAGTGGGTTCTCATAGGCTTTTCCATAGCCTTCGGCGACAGCGGTTCTTCCGTTTGGGGAAGCTTCCAGTATGCACTCATGGGCGGATCATTTGCGAGCGAGCTCAGCGGAACAATTCCGCTTTCAGTATTCGCCATGTTTCAGGGTATGTTCGCCATCATCACCTGCGCTCTGATAAGCGGAGCAGTTGTGGAAAGGATGAAGTTTTCCGCATTCATAGTCTTCATAGCTGTTTGGGCGACAATAGTTTATGCTCCCATTGCCCACTGGGTCTGGGGTGCGGGCGGCTGGCTCCTTGAAAGAGGCGCGCTTGACTTCGCGGGCGGAACCGTTGTTCACTTCTCATCCGGTACTGCGGCACTCGCACTGGCAATAGTTCTCGGCAACAGAAAGGACTTCATGAAGAGCGCAACAATTCCCCACAACGTCGGCTACACACTGATCGGCGCGGGAATACTCTGGTTCGGCTGGTTCGGTTTCAACGCAGGAAGTGCACTCAGCGCAGGTGAAGGCGCAGGCGTTGCTTTCGTGAACACTCTTGCTGCTCCCGGTGCGGCCGGTCTCGGCTGGCTCCTTATGGAAGCCCTTAAATCAAAACCCAGCGGTATAGGTCTCGCATCAGGCATAGTTGCTGGTCTCGTTGCCATAACTCCCGCAGCGGGCTTTGTTGAACCCTGGGCAGCCATAATAATCGGCTTCGTGGCAGGCATACTCTGCTTCTACGGATGCAGACTTAAATTCATCTTCAAACTTGACGAGTCTCTGGATGTTTTCGGCATACACGGCATAGGCGGCTTCTGGGGCGCAATAGCCACAGGTATCTTCGCCACTGTCGGTGCGGAAGGCCTCATAAAAGGGAATGCTTACCAGGTATGGCTCCAGTTTGAAGGCGTAATGGCAGCGGGCATATACTCTTTTGTACTCAGCCTTGTGATAGCACTGATAATAAAATATACAATGGGAATCAGAGCATCTGCCGAAGCTGAGACCGAAGGTCTTGACATCAGTCTCCACGGCGAACATGTAATAAAACTTTAAAAATCACCCGGATTTTTATATAGAAAGAGCCCCTTTGTCATCTGACAAAGGGGCTTTCGTATTTAATAACACCAAACTGTACATCCTGTCAGTTTGATGTACACGCTCGCGCCGAACCAGGTTCGGCTTCGCTCCGCACGGCGCAGCCCAGTCCTTGGGGCTGTTAGGGGTTAATGCTTTCAGACAAAGAAATTGATCGGCGGTACTTCCTTAATCGCCCCGTATTTACGGGCGTAGCTGTAGAAGCGCAGAAGCCCCTGAACATGCCTGTCAGACAGGCTGTAGTCCATCGTCTCCCAGTAATCAATAATCTGGTAAGAGGTAAGCCCTTTCATTGAATAATGATCCAGAAGAGCGGCGAGGTTTGACTTGCTGTCCTTCTTAATCTCCTCAAGCTGAGAGGCGAACAGCTCGAAATCCGCCCTTTTTGCGGCCACAGATTCCTTTCTGGCTATCCAGAGGGCAAAAACGAACGGCAGACCCGTGAAAGCGTTCCAGAGGGTGCAAAGGTCATAGATATACTTATTCTGCCCGTTATACAGCTCAAAAAGCGCCTTATCCCCGATGAGCACCTTTCCGTCCGCCCCTTCCTGCTGGTCGGTAAATTCCGGCTGAAAGCCGTACATCTCGCTAACCAGAATCCTGAACAGGACAACGCTTGTGCCTGATTCCCCGGTGAGGAAGACCTTGCGCCCCTTCAGTTCTTCAATAGGCACATCAGAGTAAAGCATTACACTCTTAACCCTGTCGGTGCTGCTGATTGAAATTCCGGGAATGAGGATGTAATCCTCAAATGACTTGGCGTATTCGATGCTGCTGCACGGTGAAAGGTCTATCACCCCTTCCCTGAGAGCCGTGTTGAGATAGGAGGGAACCCCTTTTACGAACTTGTATTCCTTGTGTTTGTTAAGCTGATGAAAAATGGGGTAGACATTTGCATAGTCTATCTGCCCGATTACAAGCATATTTTCCTCTCCAGCCCTGCGAAGTCCAGCCTCCTGAGTACATCGAAAGTGACTATGGAGACAGTATTTGCTATGTTCAGGCTGCGCACATTGCCCGTGGTGGGTATGCGGTAGCTTCTCTCAGCGTACTTCGTCAGGATTTCTTCCGGCAGCCCCACTGTCTCCTTTCCGAAGACGAGCACAAGGCTTCCGTCATTTTTTGCGGGTATTTCCGTGTAGATCTTTTCTGCCTTTTTAGAGAGAAATGCAAGGGTGTATTCGGGAGTATTGTATTTGTTAAAAAATTCACTAAGAGTATCAATGCGCTGCAGACGCACTTTTTCCCAGTAGTCCAGCCCGGCTCTTTTCATGTATTTGTCATCCATGGAAAAACCGAGCTTTCCCACAAGGAGCAGTTCGCAGTCCGCTCCCACGCATATCCTGCCTATGTTGCCTGTATTCTGTGGTATTTCAGGTTCGATGAGGGCGATTTTGATCATCGGGCTTATTTCTGCGGAGCCTCGATAAACTGCGAAGCGTCTATTTTTGAGCATCCGCCCCAGATAGCTTCAAGATTGTAATAATTTCTCTCATCCTCGCACATGATATTCAGAAGGATGTAGCCAAAATCTATGCAGATCCATTTTGAAACTCTGTAGCCGTCAAGCGCCTGAGGCTCAACTTTTTTGCCTTTCAGCTCATGGAGAATGAAATCCGCCAGAGAGTTTGCGTGTGTGTTTGAGTTTGCGGTGGCAATCACAAGAAAATCCGCCAGAGAGCTTTTCTCTGCGATTTTGTAAATCTCGATGTGCTCCGCCTTTTTGTCGTCAAGGTATTTTAATATGTCTCTTAAGAGTGTGTCCTCAGCCATTGGCTCTCCTGTATAAATTGTTTGTGCGTATAAACTCGTAAACGTCTTCCGGCAGGTTCGCCTTCCGGTATTCAGCGTCCAGCATGTCCCTTATCTCCGTGCTGGATATATCTATCTCCGGCATTTCGTAAAGGATTATCCTGCCGTATTTTTCCCCTTTGAAACCTGCCGGAGCAACCACCCTTTCATGCAGGGAAACGGGAATGCGGCTCATCAGTTCATCAAAGCTCACCGATGACCTGTTCACCACTATGAAATTGGAGAGACCGAAGAGATCCCGCCAGTACTGCCATGACTCTATGGTAGCAAATATATCAGTACCTGCAATGAAGAATATCTCCGCATCAGGATAATCTGTTCTGAATTTTTTCAGGGTTTTATATGTATAAGACACTTCCGGCGAATTTACTTCAAAATCGGAAACCTCGAAACCTGCTCCCAGTTTCTCCGCCACAAGCTGAACCATCTCATACCTGAGCTCAGGGGAGATTACACCCTTGTCCTTTTTATGGGGTGATATGCTGGATGGGATTAACAGAAGCCTGTCCAGCCTGAAATCCCTGAAAACATTGCCCGCAAGAGTAACGTGTCCCAGATGTATAGGGTTGAATGTACCGCCGAAAAGCCCCAGACGCATCTTATTCCCGGATGTGGCCGTCGCCGTAAACCTGATATTTTGTTGTTGTCAGGTCGAAAGCGCCCATAGGCCCACGGCAGTGAAGTTTCTGCGTGCTGATGCCTATCTCGGCCCCAAGTCCGAACTCCCCGCCGTCGTTGAATCTTGTTGATGCGTTCACGAATACGGCAGAAGCGTCCGCCCTGTCCATGAACTGTCTTGCGCTTGTGTAGTTTTCGGTAATAATCGCTTCCGAATGACCGGAGCCGTATCTGTTTATATGTTTAAGCGCCTCTTCCATGGACGAAACAACCTTAACCGACAGAATCAGATCGAGGTACTCCGTACTCCAGTCCGCATCCGTGGCAGGCTTGACATCTATGAAGCTCAGTGTCCTTCCGCAGCCTCTCAGTTCCAGCCCGTCCTTCTGCGTAAGCTCCGCAAACGCGGGGAGAAACGCTCCCGCCGCATCCTCATGCACAAGAAGAGTCTCCGCTGCATTGCACACGCCCGGACGCTGAACCTTGGCGTTACGGACTATTTTGAGCGCCTTCTGTATATCCGCATCCCTGTCCACATAAACATGGCAGATGCCCGCATCGTGCTTAACAAGGGGCACATGGGCGTTTTCAGAGCAGAACTTAATCAGCTCCGCGCCGCCTCTGGGGATGATTATGTCTATATATCCTTTAGCCTGAAGCATTTCCATTACCCGCGCCCTGTCAGTGTCCGGAACTATATTAACCGTTCCGTCGGGGAGCCCCGCTTCTTTCAGAGCCTCCTCCATTATTCTGCCGAGGCAGGTGTTTGAATGAATAGCCTCTTTTCCGCCTCTGAGAATCGAGACATTGCCCGATTTAAGGCAGAGAGCGGCAGCATCTATTGTAACATTCGGTCTGGATTCGTATATGATCCCGACAACGCCGAGAGGAACGCGCACTTTGGTTATATAAAGCCCGTTGGGGCGTTTGTAGCCGTCCACAACTGAGCCCACGGGGTCGGTCTGCTCTTTTATCTCATTTACAGCCTTTATCATGGAGTTCACAGCCTTGTCATCCAGCCTGAGCCTGTCAATAAGGGCGGAGCTCAGTCCGGCTTCACGTCCGGCCTTGAGGTCTTTTTCGTTTTCGGATTTTATCAGTTCGCGGTTTTCGTCAAGCTTACGGGCTATGGCAGCCAGAGCTTCATTTTTGACTTTGGTGTTCAGGTTCATCAGCTTATAGGAAGTGCTTCTGGCTTTTTCAAAAAGTTCCTTCATCCGTGCCCCCTCTCCGCAGATACCACAAGGTCGTCCCTGTGGATTATTTCATCGGAGAATTTATAACCGAGTATGTCAAAAATCTCTGCGGATTTTCTGCCCATGATCTGGCGCATATCCTTGCTGGAATAGCGGGTTTTTCCCTTTGCCAGTTCCCGCCCGTCCGCATCGGCAACGGAGATTATATCGCCTATACCGAAACGCCCCGTGACATTCACCACGCCGGAGGGAAGCAGAGACTTTTTCATATCCACTATAGCCTTAACAGCGCCCGCGTCAATGGAAATAGTGCCTTTGACACTGGCTGCGTGGGCGATCCAGAATTTCCTTATGCGGTAAACATCTTCCGTGTGGGAGAAATAGGTTCCCACAAGCTCGCCGTTGATGAATCTCTGAATGTTTGCCGTGTCCCGTCCGTTTATTATCCCCACGTGGCATCCTGCGTTCAGCGCCTTTTTAGCAGCCTTGAGCTTGGAGCCCATGCCGCCTGTGCCCACACCGCTGACGGATTCGCCTGCGGCGCTCATGAGGTTTTCGTCAATATACTGAACATCGTGTATCAGCTTCGCATCGGGATAAACCGAAGGATTTTTATCGTAAAGTCCGTTAACATCAGAGAGAATAAGCAGAAGATCCGCCCCTATCAGACCGGCAACCAGAGCCGATAGGTTATCGTTATCCCCGAAGGATTCAAAATATTTAAGCTCGTCCACGACTACGGTGTCGTTTTCGTTTATGATCGGCACAACACCTAATTCAAGCAGGCGGCGGATCGCATAACGCGCATTGAGGCATCTGCGGCTGTTTGAAAAATCATCCTTAGTGATCAGAATCTGCGCAACACTCTTGCCGAAGTTCTCAAACTCTTTCTCATAAAACCATATGAGGCGCGCCTGACCGATGGCTGCGCACGCCTGTCTGTCGGTGATGTTTTTCGGTCTGGATGAAAAGCCCAGATGCCTGAAACCAGCACCCACAGCACCGGAGGAGACGATTACAATATTTTTGATTTTTTTATTAACATCGGCAAGCACGGATGTGAGAGAACTGATGAATTCAAGGTTAACCCCATCGTTCTGTCCGAGGAGAACATTGCTACCAATTTTAATGACGAGGGTTTCTATTTCAGGTAAATGTCTCATACTTTATTATTTAAAACGTACATCCTGTGGTTTTTACAGCAAGCTCTGCGCATTCGCACCCTTGGGGCTGTTTGCGTCATTGCGAACCCTGAAAGGGTGAAGCAATCTCTCATTCGATAGCATCAAACTGCACATCCTGTCAGTTTGATGTACACGCTCGCGCCGCTTAAAAAGCGGCTTCGCTTCGCACGGCGCAGCCCCTTCCATGGGGCTGTATATCTCTGTATATTCAGAGACTGCCTCATAGTTTCAGCTCCTCGCAGTGACACAGCAGTGCGCCATTCCGGGGCATCAGCCGAAGAATCTATGACTTAACAGGAAAAAACCTGCACGTCCCTCAGTTTTCAGGCAGGTGCATACCGCCCCCTGCGCCATTGGGTTCTGTACCATTTATATCGGGCGTTTGTCAATAATTTAACCGCTCTCAAACCCACCCATGAAAACAAAAAAAGAGGAGTATGCAAATCATACCCCTCTTAAGGAAATATTTACTGAATATACGCCTGTGTCTATACTGATTCCCCGGATTCCGGAGGCCGGATTTGGCATACGCGGGATCTTGTGATAAAGTGGCTGTTTTCTCCCGCCGCAATAGAGAAGCCTTCCGGCTCCCCTTCCCCGACATCTAATATAAGCTGAGTATGCTTCCATACCTCATACTGACGGAAGTCAATATAGAACGGACAACCTCCGACCTCACCTAACAGGACATCGTTGTCGCCGATCATAAACTCCCCCTCTTCAAAGCACATAGGCAGGCTGCCGTCGCAGCAACCGCCGGACTGGAAGAAGAGAACAGATCCGCGCTCCTCCCGAAGGCGTTTTATTGCTTCAAGGGCTGCGAGCGTGGCCACAACCGCGGGTTCTCCGTCAGGCATTATTATCATACGGGTCTCCTGTTAAAAGAAACCAAGAGCATTCGGACTGTAGCTCACCAGCAGGTTTTTGGTCTGCGTGTAATGCTCAAGCATCATCTGATGGTTCTCCCTTCCGATGCCCGATATTTTATACCCGCCAAAAGCCGCTCCGGCAGGGTATAAGTGGTAGCAGTTAGTCCAAACACGTCCGGCTTTTATTGCCCGCCCCATGCGGTAGGCGCGGCTGGCATCTCTTGTCCATACACCGGCTCCCAGACCGTAAAGGGTGTCATTTGCTAACTCCAGCGCTTCGGCTTCGTCCTTGAAGGTGGTTACAGCCAGAACAGGCCCGAAGATCTCTTCCTGAAATACGCGCATCTTATTGTTGCCGCGCAGAAC
The genomic region above belongs to Geovibrio ferrireducens and contains:
- the rsfS gene encoding ribosome silencing factor gives rise to the protein MAEDTLLRDILKYLDDKKAEHIEIYKIAEKSSLADFLVIATANSNTHANSLADFILHELKGKKVEPQALDGYRVSKWICIDFGYILLNIMCEDERNYYNLEAIWGGCSKIDASQFIEAPQK
- the nadD gene encoding nicotinate-nucleotide adenylyltransferase; its protein translation is MRLGLFGGTFNPIHLGHVTLAGNVFRDFRLDRLLLIPSSISPHKKDKGVISPELRYEMVQLVAEKLGAGFEVSDFEVNSPEVSYTYKTLKKFRTDYPDAEIFFIAGTDIFATIESWQYWRDLFGLSNFIVVNRSSVSFDELMSRIPVSLHERVVAPAGFKGEKYGRIILYEMPEIDISSTEIRDMLDAEYRKANLPEDVYEFIRTNNLYRRANG
- a CDS encoding DUF779 domain-containing protein, with amino-acid sequence MPDGEPAVVATLAALEAIKRLREERGSVLFFQSGGCCDGSLPMCFEEGEFMIGDNDVLLGEVGGCPFYIDFRQYEVWKHTQLILDVGEGEPEGFSIAAGENSHFITRSRVCQIRPPESGESV
- the proB gene encoding glutamate 5-kinase, whose amino-acid sequence is MRHLPEIETLVIKIGSNVLLGQNDGVNLEFISSLTSVLADVNKKIKNIVIVSSGAVGAGFRHLGFSSRPKNITDRQACAAIGQARLIWFYEKEFENFGKSVAQILITKDDFSNSRRCLNARYAIRRLLELGVVPIINENDTVVVDELKYFESFGDNDNLSALVAGLIGADLLLILSDVNGLYDKNPSVYPDAKLIHDVQYIDENLMSAAGESVSGVGTGGMGSKLKAAKKALNAGCHVGIINGRDTANIQRFINGELVGTYFSHTEDVYRIRKFWIAHAASVKGTISIDAGAVKAIVDMKKSLLPSGVVNVTGRFGIGDIISVADADGRELAKGKTRYSSKDMRQIMGRKSAEIFDILGYKFSDEIIHRDDLVVSAERGHG
- a CDS encoding glutamate-5-semialdehyde dehydrogenase, with product MKELFEKARSTSYKLMNLNTKVKNEALAAIARKLDENRELIKSENEKDLKAGREAGLSSALIDRLRLDDKAVNSMIKAVNEIKEQTDPVGSVVDGYKRPNGLYITKVRVPLGVVGIIYESRPNVTIDAAALCLKSGNVSILRGGKEAIHSNTCLGRIMEEALKEAGLPDGTVNIVPDTDRARVMEMLQAKGYIDIIIPRGGAELIKFCSENAHVPLVKHDAGICHVYVDRDADIQKALKIVRNAKVQRPGVCNAAETLLVHEDAAGAFLPAFAELTQKDGLELRGCGRTLSFIDVKPATDADWSTEYLDLILSVKVVSSMEEALKHINRYGSGHSEAIITENYTSARQFMDRADASAVFVNASTRFNDGGEFGLGAEIGISTQKLHCRGPMGAFDLTTTKYQVYGDGHIRE